The candidate division KSB1 bacterium genome segment ATTTAACATCATCAATGAACTTTGCCTCTCTTAATTCCGAGAGCACAGTTTCAATTAATTCTTCGGCATAACCCTTTTGAAGCAATTTGGTTTGTAATTCTTTTTCACTGTGTGCGCGCGCAGCCAAATATCGAAATGCTTTTTCTTTGACACGCTTTTTTTCTTCCTTTTGCAGAATATCTTTCATTCGAGCCTTCGTTAAAATATCCCCTTTTTTTAAATCAAATTGAACCAAGACCGACGAATCTAATCCGAATGCGAATTCATCATCAAGATAGACAGAAACTCTCTGCTTTCTTTGCTTCTGAGTTTCAATTTTGCTGATTTTTCCTGAAAGATCCACCGCCCCACAAAATATTTAATTAGCAACCGCTTGCTGATTTTCAGACGCTTCTTTTTTCTCGGCTGCTTTTGGCGCTTCGGCCGGCGTCTCCGGTTTCTTGATTAGCCCCAAAGCTTCGCGCACCTGTTTGTTGATTTTCTTCAGTAGATCTTGATTTTCGATCAGATATTTTTTAACATTTTCACGGCCTTGTCCCAAACGTTCCTCTCCATAAGAAAACCAGGTACCGCTCTTTTGAATGATGTCGTGATCGACGGACAAGTCGATCAAATCTCCCTCACGGGAAATACCGGTGCCGTACATAATATCAAATTCAGCTATCCGGAAAGGCGGCGCGACTTTATTTTTGACCACTTTCACTTTTGTCCGGTTGCCGATAATAGTCTCCCCATCTTTGATCGATGCAATGCGCCGAATATCGATGCGAACGGAGGCGTAAAATTTCAGCGCCCGGCCGCCGGTGGTTGTTTCCGGGTTGCCGAACATAACGCCGATTTTTTCGCGAAGTTGGTTAATAAAAATCATGCAGGTTTTTGATTTACTGATAATGCCGGCCAATTTGCGCATAGCCTGCGACATCAAGCGCGCCTGCAATCCCATTTGCGCGTCGCCCATTTCTCCTTCGATTTCGGCCTTTGGCACCAATGCGGCAACAGAGTCGATCACCACGATATCCAAAGCGCCGCTGCGGATTAGAGTCTCAGCGATTTCTAAAGCCTGCTCTCCGGTGTCGGGTTGAGAAATGAGGAGATTCTCAGTATCCACGCCTAAATTTTTAGAGTACTTTGCATCCAAAGCGTGTTCGGCATCTATGAATGCCCCCAGCCCGCCGCGCTTCTGTGCTTCTGCAATTGCGTGTAATGCCAATGTTGTTTTCCCGGACGACTCCGGACCAAAAATTTCAACAACTCTGCCCCGGGGGAATCCACCGATTCCCAAAGCGGCATCCAGGGAGATAGAACCAGTTGGAATAGCTTCAATGTCCGCGATTTTTTCATCCCCGAGACGCATAATCGAGCCTTTGCCAAACTGTCGGTCGATTTGCGTCATTGCCAGTTCAAGGGCTTTCAGTTTTTCACTATTGTCATCGCTCATAT includes the following:
- a CDS encoding RecX family transcriptional regulator produces the protein MDLSGKISKIETQKQRKQRVSVYLDDEFAFGLDSSVLVQFDLKKGDILTKARMKDILQKEEKKRVKEKAFRYLAARAHSEKELQTKLLQKGYAEELIETVLSELREAKFIDDVKFAFSFARNRIVKKPMGARLLRQELWQKGLKPEIIDKALTEAYSAKRQEEIARELVESRKDRYKDLDENKQKKRLNDFLLRRGFDWEIVKEVIAEK
- the recA gene encoding recombinase RecA; its protein translation is MSDDNSEKLKALELAMTQIDRQFGKGSIMRLGDEKIADIEAIPTGSISLDAALGIGGFPRGRVVEIFGPESSGKTTLALHAIAEAQKRGGLGAFIDAEHALDAKYSKNLGVDTENLLISQPDTGEQALEIAETLIRSGALDIVVIDSVAALVPKAEIEGEMGDAQMGLQARLMSQAMRKLAGIISKSKTCMIFINQLREKIGVMFGNPETTTGGRALKFYASVRIDIRRIASIKDGETIIGNRTKVKVVKNKVAPPFRIAEFDIMYGTGISREGDLIDLSVDHDIIQKSGTWFSYGEERLGQGRENVKKYLIENQDLLKKINKQVREALGLIKKPETPAEAPKAAEKKEASENQQAVAN